A window from Zavarzinia compransoris encodes these proteins:
- a CDS encoding ABC transporter ATP-binding protein: MIFRDTPAPPPPAATLVGLRGRPGAFLLYYFRRHGWGFLLLGLAVVGAVLCGVGTQLAMKHLVDRLAAGPAAAGAAAWGDFTVIAGFIVADNALWRVGGWASARIFVAITGEVRHDLFAHLAGHAPGFFADRMPGTLASRVSAVANTAVNLSSLVTWGVLPPVLSLIGSIAAVVTVDLGMALGLGAVAVLLAVLLYYLAGRGAHLHRDHAREAAELDGQLVDVVSNLGLVRAFGATWRERVRIGGMIGREMRTRYRSTMYLENLRLVHAVAVALCATGLLAWALALWQAGAATVGDVVLVSTLGFGILHGSQALAMSLVGLAQHTARLDEALDALLIAHDIVDAPAAGTLAPAGGRVQFEGVRFAYPGRTAALDGLDLHIRAGERVGLVGRSGAGKSTVAALLQRFWEPAAGRILIDGQDIAAMTQDSLRAAIAVVPQDVALFHRTVFDNLAYARPEAPRAAVLAAAEAAQCTGFIEDLPDGFDTLVGDRGVKLSGGQRQRLAIARALLKDAPILVLDEATSALDSASEEAIKAALDRLMEGRTVIAIAHRLSTLRDFDRIVVMAEGRVVDEGSPAELAGRPGPFQDLLRAQLAPGDEAPL, translated from the coding sequence GTGATCTTTCGCGATACGCCTGCGCCGCCGCCGCCTGCCGCCACCCTGGTCGGGCTGCGCGGGCGGCCGGGGGCCTTCCTTCTCTATTACTTCCGCCGGCACGGCTGGGGTTTCCTGCTGCTCGGGCTGGCAGTCGTCGGCGCCGTGCTGTGCGGGGTCGGCACCCAATTGGCCATGAAGCACCTGGTCGACCGGCTGGCGGCGGGGCCGGCGGCGGCCGGTGCCGCGGCCTGGGGCGATTTCACCGTGATCGCCGGCTTCATCGTTGCCGACAATGCGCTGTGGCGGGTCGGGGGCTGGGCCTCGGCGCGGATCTTCGTCGCCATCACCGGCGAGGTGCGCCACGATCTCTTCGCCCATCTGGCGGGCCATGCCCCGGGCTTTTTCGCCGACCGCATGCCCGGCACCTTGGCCAGCCGGGTCTCCGCGGTCGCCAATACGGCGGTCAACCTGTCCTCGCTGGTGACCTGGGGCGTGCTGCCGCCGGTGCTCTCGCTGATCGGCTCGATCGCGGCGGTGGTGACCGTCGATCTCGGGATGGCGCTGGGGCTGGGGGCGGTCGCGGTGCTGCTGGCGGTCCTTCTCTATTATCTGGCCGGACGCGGCGCCCACCTGCACCGCGACCATGCGCGGGAGGCGGCGGAACTCGACGGCCAATTGGTCGATGTCGTCTCCAACCTCGGCCTGGTCAGGGCGTTCGGCGCCACCTGGCGCGAACGGGTGCGGATCGGCGGCATGATCGGGCGCGAGATGCGCACGCGCTATCGCAGCACCATGTATCTCGAAAACCTGCGGCTGGTGCATGCCGTCGCCGTCGCCCTCTGCGCGACCGGGCTGCTGGCCTGGGCGCTGGCGCTGTGGCAGGCGGGGGCGGCCACGGTCGGCGACGTGGTGCTGGTCAGCACGCTCGGCTTCGGCATCCTGCACGGCAGTCAGGCGCTGGCCATGTCGCTGGTCGGGCTGGCCCAGCATACCGCCCGCCTGGACGAGGCCCTGGATGCCCTGCTCATCGCCCATGACATCGTCGATGCGCCGGCGGCCGGCACCCTGGCCCCGGCGGGCGGGCGGGTCCAGTTCGAGGGCGTGCGCTTCGCCTATCCGGGGCGGACGGCGGCGCTCGACGGTCTCGACCTGCACATCCGGGCGGGGGAACGGGTCGGGCTGGTCGGGCGTTCGGGCGCAGGCAAAAGCACCGTGGCCGCCCTGCTGCAACGGTTCTGGGAACCGGCGGCCGGCCGCATCCTGATCGATGGCCAGGATATCGCGGCCATGACCCAGGACAGTCTCCGCGCCGCGATCGCCGTGGTCCCGCAGGACGTGGCCCTGTTCCACCGCACGGTGTTCGACAATCTGGCCTATGCCAGGCCCGAGGCTCCGCGCGCAGCCGTGCTGGCCGCCGCCGAGGCGGCGCAATGCACCGGCTTCATCGAGGACCTGCCCGACGGCTTCGACACGCTGGTCGGCGACCGCGGGGTGAAACTCTCCGGCGGCCAGCGCCAGCGCCTGGCGATCGCCCGCGCCCTGCTGAAGGATGCGCCGATCCTAGTGCTGGACGAAGCGACCTCCGCCCTCGACAGCGCTTCGGAGGAAGCGATCAAGGCCGCCCTCGACCGGCTGATGGAGGGGCGCACCGTGATCGCCATCGCCCACCGCCTGTCGACCTTGCGCGATTTCGACCGTATCGTGGTCATGGCCGAGGGCCGCGTGGTCGATGAGGGCAGCCCGGCCGAGCTTGCCGGCCGGCCCGGGCCGTTCCAGGACCTGCTGCGCGCCCAGCTGGCGCCGGGGGACGAAGCGCCGCTTTGA
- a CDS encoding WS/DGAT/MGAT family O-acyltransferase, with protein sequence MATRVLKPTDAAWIYIEKREKPVHVASLATFSLPPGAPPGFLQDLVAAWRARPYYAPPFNLRLRPGLLANVLPAWQELKPEEIDLDYHLRHSALPKPGGERELGVLVSRLHSHALDRSRPLWEIHIIEGLENNRFAVYTKVHHSQIDGMGGMRLLSRFLATDPTRRGLPPPWEVGLFGGAKKRETDEGADQGSLIEKLITLGRDQFRSGFDAARALGKLALEARKGGTDGPAFPYGAPETILNGKIRGKRRFATQHYDLARIKAVSKAAGVTVNDVFLGLCATSLRRYLDGLGELPQKPLTASVPVSVRPSDDATVGNAISTIFVNLHTDIADPIERLKAIAASSAPAKEKLQSMSRGAIDNYTLVLMTPYMVQLMLGLGTMTRPMNNLVISNVPGPAETLYFDGAKLEQIYPVSLLFDGQALNITVLSYAGQFNLGFTGDRDSLPHMQRIAVYTGEALAELEARLGL encoded by the coding sequence ATGGCGACTCGGGTGCTGAAGCCGACCGATGCCGCGTGGATCTATATCGAGAAGCGCGAGAAACCGGTTCATGTCGCCTCGCTCGCGACCTTTTCCCTGCCGCCGGGGGCGCCGCCGGGCTTTTTGCAGGATCTGGTCGCCGCCTGGCGGGCGCGGCCCTATTACGCGCCGCCCTTCAACCTGCGCCTCCGGCCCGGGCTGCTGGCCAATGTCCTGCCGGCGTGGCAGGAATTGAAGCCGGAAGAGATCGACCTCGACTATCACCTGCGCCATTCCGCCCTGCCGAAGCCGGGGGGCGAGCGTGAGCTGGGCGTTCTGGTCTCGCGCCTGCATTCCCATGCCCTCGACCGCAGCCGGCCGCTGTGGGAAATCCACATCATCGAGGGGCTGGAGAACAACCGCTTCGCCGTCTACACCAAGGTCCATCATTCGCAGATCGACGGCATGGGCGGCATGCGCCTGCTGTCCCGCTTCCTCGCGACCGATCCGACCCGCCGCGGCCTGCCGCCGCCCTGGGAAGTGGGCCTGTTCGGCGGCGCCAAGAAGCGCGAGACCGACGAGGGGGCCGATCAGGGCAGCCTGATCGAAAAGCTGATCACCCTCGGCCGCGACCAGTTCCGCTCCGGCTTCGATGCCGCCAGGGCGCTGGGCAAGCTGGCGCTGGAGGCGCGGAAGGGCGGCACGGACGGCCCGGCCTTTCCCTATGGCGCCCCGGAAACCATCCTGAACGGCAAGATCCGCGGCAAGCGCCGCTTCGCCACCCAGCACTACGACCTCGCCCGCATCAAGGCGGTGTCCAAGGCGGCGGGGGTCACGGTGAACGACGTCTTCCTCGGGCTGTGCGCGACCTCGCTGCGCCGCTACCTCGACGGTCTCGGCGAATTGCCGCAGAAGCCGCTGACCGCCTCGGTGCCGGTCTCGGTCCGGCCGTCCGACGATGCCACCGTGGGCAACGCCATCTCGACCATCTTCGTCAACCTGCACACGGATATCGCCGATCCGATCGAGCGGCTGAAGGCGATCGCCGCCTCCTCGGCGCCGGCCAAGGAAAAACTGCAATCGATGTCGCGCGGCGCCATCGACAATTACACCCTGGTCCTGATGACGCCCTATATGGTCCAGCTCATGCTCGGCCTCGGCACCATGACCCGGCCGATGAACAACCTGGTGATTTCCAACGTGCCGGGACCGGCGGAAACGCTCTATTTCGACGGGGCGAAGCTCGAACAGATCTATCCGGTTTCCCTGCTGTTCGATGGCCAGGCGCTGAACATCACTGTCCTTTCCTATGCCGGGCAGTTCAACCTCGGCTTCACCGGCGACCGCGACAGCCTGCCCCATATGCAGCGCATCGCCGTCTATACCGGCGAGGCGCTGGCGGAACTGGAGGCGCGCCTCGGCCTCTAA